The proteins below are encoded in one region of Aeromonas jandaei:
- the lfiI gene encoding lateral flagellar FliI-like assembly ATPase LfiI: MHEALQQALTSALDCFDEVPGFRRYGRLVRVTGLTLEVIGCQLVMGQRCRVDTASGDSLLAEVVGFNREISYLMPLQPMGGLYAGARVLPIDGEETIRVGEHLLGRVVDGLLQPLDGRPLRDEGERVALFSSPPNPLLRTPIREPLDVGIRAINGLLTVGKGQRLGLFAGSGVGKSMLLGMMTRNTTAQIVIVGLIGERGREVREFIEHSLGAEGLARSVVVAAPADQSPLMRLRAAQLCHRLAEYFRERGQDVLLLMDSLTRYAQAQREIALAIGEPPATRGYPPSVFSMLTQLVERAGNGTHPDGSLSAFYTVLAEGDDQQDPVVDSARAILDGHIVLTRRLAEEGHYPAIDIGASVSRVMPQVVPTDWQQLAVTLRQLWGRYQQVRELLPLGGYQPGADPQMDEAVQRYPAIAAFLQQGIHEETPLAQVVAGLKQVLGR; this comes from the coding sequence ATGCATGAAGCTCTGCAACAGGCGCTCACCTCGGCGCTCGACTGCTTTGACGAGGTGCCCGGTTTTCGCCGCTATGGCCGACTGGTTCGCGTAACGGGGCTGACCCTTGAGGTAATCGGCTGCCAGCTGGTGATGGGGCAGCGCTGCCGGGTCGATACGGCATCCGGCGACTCTCTGTTGGCAGAGGTGGTGGGTTTCAACCGGGAGATCTCCTATCTGATGCCGCTGCAGCCCATGGGAGGGCTTTACGCCGGAGCCCGGGTGTTGCCAATCGATGGCGAAGAGACAATCAGGGTCGGCGAGCATCTGCTGGGCCGGGTTGTCGATGGGCTGTTGCAGCCGCTGGATGGCCGTCCTCTTCGTGACGAGGGGGAGCGCGTTGCACTCTTCTCTTCTCCGCCCAATCCGCTGTTGCGCACGCCGATCCGTGAACCTCTTGATGTGGGTATCCGTGCCATCAATGGCTTGCTGACGGTTGGCAAGGGGCAGCGACTGGGCCTGTTTGCCGGTTCCGGCGTGGGCAAGAGCATGCTGCTCGGCATGATGACCCGCAACACTACGGCACAGATCGTCATCGTGGGGCTGATTGGTGAACGGGGTCGTGAAGTCCGCGAGTTCATCGAGCACAGTCTCGGTGCGGAAGGTCTGGCCCGCTCGGTGGTGGTGGCCGCTCCTGCGGATCAATCTCCTCTGATGCGGTTGCGTGCCGCCCAGCTTTGCCATCGTCTTGCCGAATATTTTCGTGAGCGGGGCCAGGATGTACTGCTATTGATGGACTCCCTCACCCGCTACGCCCAGGCCCAGCGCGAAATCGCACTGGCTATCGGTGAGCCGCCGGCGACGCGCGGCTACCCGCCATCGGTGTTCAGCATGCTGACCCAGCTGGTGGAGCGGGCCGGCAACGGTACCCACCCTGATGGCAGCCTGAGTGCCTTTTACACCGTGTTGGCGGAAGGGGATGATCAGCAGGACCCGGTAGTCGACTCGGCCCGTGCCATTCTGGATGGTCACATAGTGCTGACCCGTCGTCTGGCGGAAGAGGGACACTACCCGGCCATCGACATCGGCGCTTCGGTGAGCCGGGTGATGCCGCAAGTGGTGCCGACTGACTGGCAGCAGCTGGCGGTCACCTTGCGTCAGTTGTGGGGGCGCTATCAGCAGGTGCGTGAATTGCTGCCGCTCGGTGGCTATCAACCGGGGGCAGATCCCCAGATGGACGAAGCGGTACAACGTTACCCGGCCATTGCCGCCTTCCTGCAGCAGGGGATCCATGAAGAGACCCCGCTGGCTCAGGTCGTGGCTGGGCTCAAGCAGGTTCTGGGCAGGTAA
- the lfgA gene encoding lateral flagellar basal body P-ring formation protein LfgA produces MKIPYLRRMQRCPWLTTLIKGEVPFPVWKRSGLFWLLMLASPLHAEPGELSQQVGARLKEDASQTLHAYLQQQGWAIPEVDYQVWISPAVEHLPPCQQEIRLQAGGQYRQPWGRRPYLVECANPSWQLRARVEVTLMLPVWMTAREIRKGQTIQAADLVEESLDVSRLQRGFIPVSESLTGSKANRNLRMGQLIGELDLQKAWAVKEGEGVLIRAGQGGFSATTRGTALASGAIGDGIKVRNSSSGKEIQAWVIAKGEVETRF; encoded by the coding sequence ATGAAGATCCCTTATTTGCGCCGGATGCAGCGCTGCCCCTGGCTGACCACATTGATAAAAGGGGAAGTACCGTTTCCCGTATGGAAGCGCTCAGGCCTCTTCTGGCTGCTGATGCTGGCAAGCCCGCTGCACGCTGAACCCGGTGAACTGTCGCAACAGGTCGGTGCCCGCCTCAAGGAGGATGCAAGTCAGACCCTGCATGCCTACCTGCAACAACAGGGCTGGGCAATCCCGGAGGTGGACTATCAGGTGTGGATCTCTCCGGCGGTGGAACACCTTCCTCCCTGCCAGCAAGAGATCCGCTTGCAGGCAGGGGGCCAATATCGCCAGCCGTGGGGTCGTCGCCCCTACCTGGTCGAGTGTGCCAACCCCTCCTGGCAGCTGAGAGCCCGGGTCGAGGTCACGCTCATGCTGCCAGTCTGGATGACGGCCAGGGAGATCCGGAAAGGCCAGACCATTCAGGCAGCAGACCTCGTCGAGGAGTCGCTGGATGTCAGCAGACTGCAGCGAGGCTTCATTCCCGTCTCCGAGTCGCTGACAGGCAGCAAGGCCAATCGCAATCTCAGGATGGGGCAGTTGATTGGCGAACTGGACCTGCAGAAGGCCTGGGCGGTGAAGGAGGGTGAAGGGGTGTTGATCCGGGCCGGTCAGGGTGGATTCTCGGCCACAACCCGCGGCACAGCGTTGGCAAGCGGCGCCATCGGCGATGGCATCAAGGTACGCAACAGCAGCTCAGGCAAAGAGATCCAGGCCTGGGTCATCGCAAAAGGGGAAGTCGAAACCCGTTTTTGA
- the lfiJ gene encoding lateral flagellar protein LfiJ: MLKSYLGLQQEALEALGKERQRLREEAIREEQRALRLQEVIGSLSPGSATFHPLLWQNKQQMDRQLRHLLAHQVQQSALAKLDLERHEGEVVRQFGRVKGLEHLLDKRERAISQQRELRDQRQLDELSGLRHRQLKEGN; this comes from the coding sequence ATGTTGAAATCCTATCTCGGCTTGCAGCAGGAGGCGCTGGAGGCGCTCGGCAAGGAGCGTCAGCGCTTGCGGGAAGAGGCGATAAGGGAAGAGCAGAGAGCCTTGCGGTTGCAGGAGGTGATCGGCTCGCTGAGTCCCGGTTCGGCCACTTTCCATCCCTTGCTGTGGCAGAACAAGCAGCAGATGGATCGCCAGTTGCGTCATCTGCTGGCCCATCAGGTGCAGCAATCGGCACTGGCCAAGCTGGATCTGGAGCGCCATGAAGGGGAGGTGGTCAGGCAGTTTGGTCGGGTCAAGGGACTGGAGCACCTGCTGGACAAGCGTGAACGAGCCATCAGCCAGCAGCGGGAGCTGCGGGATCAGCGCCAGCTCGACGAGCTTTCCGGCTTGCGCCACCGTCAGCTCAAAGAGGGGAACTAG
- the lfgB gene encoding lateral flagellar basal body rod protein LfgB: MSISFDSALGVHPYALDIRADRARILAGNLANVDTPGYLARDVDYKTILGRVAQQVAAGEESAAISQGTMADDMQHPLYRIPYQASMDGNTAELSVEQSKFANNATDFQTSLTFLNMKITGIAKAIEGR, encoded by the coding sequence ATGAGTATCTCATTTGACAGCGCTCTTGGCGTACACCCTTATGCCCTTGATATCCGGGCTGACCGGGCGCGTATTCTGGCCGGGAATCTGGCCAATGTGGATACCCCCGGCTATCTGGCCCGGGACGTCGATTATAAGACGATTCTTGGCCGTGTCGCACAGCAAGTTGCGGCAGGCGAGGAGAGCGCTGCCATCAGTCAGGGCACCATGGCTGACGATATGCAGCATCCGCTCTATCGCATCCCCTATCAGGCATCCATGGATGGCAATACCGCTGAGCTCAGCGTCGAGCAGAGCAAGTTTGCCAACAATGCCACGGATTTCCAGACCAGCCTGACCTTCCTGAATATGAAAATCACCGGGATCGCCAAAGCGATCGAGGGGCGTTAA
- a CDS encoding flagellar hook assembly protein FlgD produces the protein MSLPQVSTLDTARGASQRSATPDIAPNNAAAGSATGQSAQSGMQLRNEFLQMMVAQIQNQDPTNPLDGAQYVTQLAQFSMVEGVESLKLLQQKSINMMDTQQVLQSTDLIDKEVMVPSKTLTKSDDKAIRGQVELAGAADQVELKVYDEHGTLVATKSWGESKAGGLDYELPELPAGEYSFEVKASLNGVATTSKNYVASKVDRVTLPGTGEIMLQVAGVGDVPLFSAIQFGKSA, from the coding sequence GTGAGTCTGCCTCAGGTAAGTACCCTTGATACCGCCCGTGGTGCCAGCCAGCGCTCTGCTACCCCGGATATCGCCCCCAACAATGCGGCGGCGGGCTCTGCCACTGGCCAGAGTGCCCAGAGCGGCATGCAACTGCGCAACGAATTTCTGCAGATGATGGTGGCCCAGATCCAGAACCAGGATCCCACCAACCCGCTGGATGGCGCCCAATATGTCACCCAGCTGGCCCAGTTCAGCATGGTGGAAGGGGTCGAGAGCCTGAAGCTGCTGCAGCAGAAGTCCATCAACATGATGGATACCCAGCAGGTCCTGCAGAGTACCGACCTTATCGACAAAGAGGTGATGGTACCGAGCAAGACCCTGACCAAGAGCGATGACAAAGCCATTCGCGGTCAGGTCGAACTGGCGGGCGCCGCCGATCAGGTCGAGCTCAAGGTTTATGACGAGCATGGCACCCTGGTGGCGACCAAGAGTTGGGGTGAAAGCAAGGCTGGCGGGCTGGATTATGAACTGCCGGAGCTGCCCGCCGGGGAGTACAGCTTCGAGGTCAAGGCATCCCTCAACGGGGTTGCCACCACGTCCAAAAACTATGTCGCCAGCAAGGTGGATCGCGTCACCCTGCCCGGCACGGGCGAGATCATGTTGCAGGTCGCTGGCGTGGGTGACGTCCCCCTCTTCAGTGCCATTCAGTTCGGCAAATCGGCGTAA
- the flgM gene encoding flagellar biosynthesis anti-sigma factor FlgM: MKITRTDPLYVQTQLQRKQDGAPAQVEARATKADAQISSTAQVVNQARAQLATTSDVDMEKVNRIRQAISEGKLELDMDALGQAILDMHRR, encoded by the coding sequence ATGAAAATCACACGCACCGACCCGCTCTACGTTCAGACCCAGTTGCAACGCAAGCAGGATGGCGCGCCAGCCCAAGTCGAGGCGCGCGCTACCAAGGCTGACGCCCAGATCAGCAGCACGGCACAGGTTGTCAATCAGGCGAGAGCCCAGCTTGCCACCACATCCGACGTGGATATGGAAAAAGTGAACCGGATCCGTCAGGCCATCAGCGAAGGAAAACTGGAACTCGATATGGATGCACTGGGTCAGGCCATTCTGGATATGCACCGCCGATGA
- the lfgN gene encoding lateral flagellar protein LfgN encodes MSMEPKQRIKELILGIQQDCSRYAELRSLLLRQHGLLAAHDVDGLATHNQQQTRLMADVQKQAQQRCHHLLALGLKPDEKGMATLIAKLPATMQPKVASQWQQLELLLQQCLRQNDLNGRLLAGQIETINTLLGQEHAYGQLERFPD; translated from the coding sequence ATGAGCATGGAGCCGAAGCAGCGGATCAAGGAGCTGATCCTGGGCATCCAGCAAGATTGCAGCCGCTACGCCGAGCTGCGGAGCCTGTTGCTGCGCCAGCACGGCTTGCTGGCAGCTCACGATGTCGATGGGCTGGCAACCCACAACCAGCAGCAGACAAGGCTGATGGCCGATGTGCAAAAACAGGCTCAGCAACGTTGCCACCATCTGCTCGCTCTGGGACTGAAACCGGATGAAAAGGGGATGGCGACCCTGATTGCCAAACTGCCTGCCACCATGCAGCCAAAAGTCGCTAGCCAGTGGCAACAACTCGAACTGCTGTTGCAGCAGTGTCTGCGCCAGAACGATCTCAACGGCCGTCTGCTGGCTGGGCAGATAGAGACCATCAACACGCTGCTGGGTCAGGAGCATGCTTACGGCCAGCTGGAGCGTTTTCCCGACTAG
- the lfiH gene encoding lateral flagellar assembly protein FliH, translating into MSHYVRKLMPGPTRLYRFPALGQSGEEAQSQQEQFEFGYQQGLEQGHDEGYQSGYQQGLTSGLVEGEAKGLQQGQTRGFAQGLAEGRASFDQAMVPFAKLQEQWESLTRVKMQEQKALIAQLVAQVAKRVIQAEFTLNPQQVLSQVEQALATLPAASEELVIYLNEGDRQRLAEQGVTRCEGWPLQVDPNLAIGDARIETRAAVIEVNTGERLASCIEQLNSTLELPQHA; encoded by the coding sequence ATGAGTCACTATGTGCGCAAGTTGATGCCAGGCCCGACCCGGCTCTACCGCTTTCCGGCCTTGGGACAGAGCGGGGAAGAGGCCCAGAGTCAGCAGGAGCAGTTCGAGTTTGGTTATCAGCAGGGGCTGGAGCAAGGTCACGACGAAGGGTATCAATCCGGATATCAGCAGGGACTGACCAGCGGTCTGGTGGAAGGGGAGGCCAAGGGGCTGCAGCAGGGACAAACCCGCGGCTTCGCTCAGGGGTTGGCGGAGGGGCGCGCCTCTTTCGATCAGGCCATGGTGCCCTTTGCCAAGCTGCAGGAGCAGTGGGAATCCCTGACCCGGGTAAAGATGCAGGAGCAGAAAGCGCTGATTGCCCAGCTGGTGGCCCAGGTGGCCAAGCGGGTTATCCAGGCCGAATTTACCCTCAATCCCCAGCAGGTACTCAGTCAGGTGGAGCAGGCGCTGGCGACTCTGCCTGCCGCTTCGGAAGAGCTGGTCATCTATCTCAATGAGGGGGATCGCCAGCGTCTGGCCGAACAGGGAGTCACCCGTTGCGAAGGGTGGCCGTTGCAGGTAGACCCCAATCTGGCCATTGGCGATGCCCGCATCGAAACACGGGCGGCGGTGATCGAGGTCAATACCGGCGAGCGCCTTGCCTCCTGCATCGAGCAGCTGAACAGCACGCTGGAACTGCCGCAGCATGCATGA
- the flgCL gene encoding lateral flagellar basal body rod protein FlgCL, which produces MSFNRIYDIAGSAMRAQTVRLDTVASNLANVDSAAGSEDAAFRAIKPVFSTLYQRVQDAEALGSAQAQIAGIVQSDRQVEKRLEPTNPIADKDGFVYYSNVNAVEEMADMMSASRGFETSVEVINRINSMQQGLLRLGQGV; this is translated from the coding sequence ATGTCGTTCAACCGAATCTATGACATCGCCGGCAGTGCCATGCGGGCGCAAACCGTGCGACTCGATACCGTCGCCTCCAATCTGGCGAACGTGGACAGTGCAGCCGGCAGTGAAGATGCCGCGTTTCGCGCCATCAAGCCGGTTTTCTCCACTCTCTATCAGCGCGTGCAGGATGCAGAGGCGCTGGGGTCTGCACAGGCTCAGATCGCCGGCATAGTGCAGTCCGATCGTCAGGTCGAGAAGCGTCTCGAACCGACCAACCCGATCGCCGATAAAGACGGTTTTGTTTACTACTCCAACGTCAATGCGGTGGAGGAGATGGCCGACATGATGAGTGCCTCCCGCGGTTTTGAGACCTCGGTCGAGGTGATCAATCGCATCAACAGCATGCAGCAGGGTCTGCTGCGTCTTGGTCAGGGGGTCTAA